In Phragmites australis chromosome 17, lpPhrAust1.1, whole genome shotgun sequence, the following are encoded in one genomic region:
- the LOC133896910 gene encoding uncharacterized protein LOC133896910: MEGHNRLYNDYFADSSVYPDYIFRRRFRMKRDLYSYDAPADSLDECLRVGESTIIESMRRFVRAIVEVFGDEYLRAPNEEDTARLLDMNQRQGFPGMLGSIDCMHWRWKNCPTVWSGSLNDINVLHRSHLLDNLAAGVAPKVHYSINGHHYTMGYYLADGIYPEWVTFVKPIQAPVGRKRQHFVVQQVAA, from the exons ATGGAGGGCCACAATCGGTTGTACAACGACTACTTTGCAGACTCCTCGGTGTACCCTGACTACATTTTTCGTCGCAG GTTCAGGATGAAACGTGACCTGTACT CATACGATGCTCCTGCAGATTCTCTCGACGAGTGCCTCCGGGTAGGGGAGAGCACCATCATTGAGAGCATGAGGCGGTTCGTGCGTGCTATTGTCGAGGTGTTCGGTGACGAGTACCTCCGTGCTCCGAATGAGGAGGACACTGCTCGATTGCTGGATATGAACCAGCGTCAagggttccccgggatgctTGGAAGCAttgattgcatgcattggaggtggaagaactgtcccACGGTGTGGTCTG GTTCATTGAACGACATCAATGTGCTCCACCGGTCACATCTCCTCGACAACCTTGCTGCCGGTGTAGCACCCAAGGTACACTACTCTATTAATGGACACCATTACACAATGGGGTACTATCTTGCAGACGGCATCTATCCGGAGTGGGTGACGTTTGTGAAGCCCATACAAGCTCCAGTTGGCAGGAAGCGGCAACACTTCGTGGTGCAGCAGGTGGCTGCATGA
- the LOC133897863 gene encoding hydroquinone glucosyltransferase-like, which translates to MAEVHAPHVVVLTSPGAGHVGPVVELATRLAAHHGFTATIVTYSNLSSPTHSSALASLPPRLSTTELPEVSLDDLPADAHIVTRILTVVRRTLPHLRTLLRSLLDAPAGVTVFLTDMLCPAALAVAQELGVPQYVFFTSNLMSLVSLLYTPELARTTTCECRDLPEPVVLPGCLPLHGADLVEPVQDRSNPVYPLMIDLGLDYLQADGFIVNTFDAMEHETLETFKVLSDKGVYPPAYAVGPFVRSFSDEAAKHHCMRWLDGQPDGSVLYVCFGSGGTLSTVQTAEMAAGLEASGQRFLWVVRFPNDKDSSASYFGTTTHGDDPLSYLPEGFTERTRDAGLAVPQWAPQVEILDHRAVGGFLSHCGWNSALEAVAAGVPLLAWPLFAEQRMNAVKLSSEHVGLALRVRAREDGVVPREGVAAVARELMVGEKGAAARKKARELRAEAQKASAPGGPAHQMLAAIANTWKCAADPAVGAGGV; encoded by the coding sequence ATGGCAGAGGTGCATGCCCCGCACGTCGTCGTGCTCACCAGCCCCGGCGCAGGGCACGTCGGCCcggtggtcgagctcgccacgcGCCTCGCCGCGCACCACGGCTTCACCGCCACGATCGTCACCTACAGCAACCTCTCCTCGCCCACGCACTCCTCCGCTCTCGCCTCCCTCCCGCCACGTCTCTCCACCACGGAGCTCCCCGAGGTGTCCCTCGACGACCTCCCCGCCGATGCGCACATCGTGACGCGCATCCTAACTGTCGTGAGACGCACGCTGCCGCACCTCCGCACGCTGCTCCGCTCCCTCCTCGACGCCCCCGCCGGCGTCACGGTCTTCTTGACCGACATGCTCTGCCCTGCGGCGCTCGCCGTTGCCCAAGAGCTCGGCGTGCCGCAGTACGTCTTCTTCACCTCGAACCTCATGTCGCTGGTCTCGCTGCTTTACACACCGGAGCTCGCCAGGACAACCACCTGCGAGTGCCGCGACCTCCCGGAGCCCGTCGTCCTCCCGGGGTGCCTGCCGCTGCATGGAGCCGACCTCGTAGAACCCGTCCAGGACCGCTCCAACCCAGTGTATCCTCTCATGATCGACCTGGGCCTCGACTACCTTCAAGCCGATGGTTTCATCGTCAACACCTTCGACGCCATGGAGCACGAGACTCTGGAGACGTTCAAAGTGCTTTCCGACAAGGGTGTGTACCCTCCGGCCTACGCGGTGGGCCCGTTCGTCCGGTCGTTCTCCGACGAAGCGGCCAAGCACCACTGCATGCGGTGGCTTGACGGGCAGCCGGACGGGTCAGTCTTATACGTGTGTttcggcagcggcggcaccctgtctaCCGTGCAGACCGCTGAGATGGCGGCCGGGCTGGAAGCCAGCGGGCAGAGGTTCCTGTGGGTCGTGCGGTTCCCCAACGACAAGGACAGCAGCGCAAGCTACTTTGGGACGACGACCCACGGCGACGACCCGCTGAGCTACCTGCCGGAGGGGTTCACCGAGAGGACCAGAGATGCCGGGCTCGCCGTGCCGCAGTGGGCGCCGCAGGTGGAGATCCTGGATCACCGCGCCGTGGGAGGGTTCCTATCTCATTGCGGGTGGAACTCCGCCCTGGAGGCGGTGGCCGCGGGCGTGCCGTTGCTGGCGTGGCCGCTGTTCGCCGAGCAGAGGATGAACGCGGTGAAGCTGTCGTCGGAGCACGTCGGGCTGGCTCTGCGGGTGAGGGCGCGGGAGGACGGAGTGGTGCCACGGGAGGGGGTGGCCGCGGTGGCGAGGGAGCTGATGGTGGGGGAGAAGGGCGCCGCGGCGCGGAAGAAGGCGCGCGAGCTGCGAGCGGAGGCGCAGAAGGCGTCGGCTCCGGGCGGACCTGCTCACCAGATGCTCGCAGCCATCGCCAACACGTGGAAGTGTGCGGCTGATCCGGCGGTTGGAGCTGGTGGAGTGTGA